Below is a genomic region from Nitrososphaerota archaeon.
CAGAGAATCTGAGAGGAGGCTAAAGAAGGATCTCGGCGACACTAAGATCCAAGTCTCTAATATAGGGCAGGCTGGCGAAAACCTCGTCAGATTCGCTGGCATATTAACAGACGAGGCGAATAGAATCGCCGCTAGATGCGGCTTGGGTGCTGTTATGGGTTCCAAGAAGTTAAAGGCCGTGGCTGTAAGAGGATCAGGTAAAGTCCCGGTAGCTAACGAAGAAGAATTCAGAAAAATAACACAAGAAGTTATAAAAAACGTGAGACAAGAGCAGAACATCCAAACGTTCTCTAAGGGAGGAACACCGATGCTCTTCGGACCGCTGTGGCAGCTAGGAGACACACCAGGCTTCAACTGGACAGCAAGACAACTCAATCCAGAGACGCTTTCTTGGCCCGGAGGCTACGAAACGATACTCTCTGGGAACAGAAGCTGCTACGTATGCCCAATAGGTTGTAGGAGAATATCGACCGTAAAAGAAGGCGCATACGCCTTTGAGCCTAACGTCGAGGGTCCAGAGTATGAGACGATAAGTATGCTTGGTTCAAACTGTGGTGTGACTGATGTGAAGGCGGTTGCTAAAGCTAACGATTTATGCAACCTCTATGGCTTGGACACAATATCAACAGGCGGCACGATAGCGTTCGCAATGGAATGCTTCGAGCGCGGCTTGATAACTAAGGAAGACACTGGAGGCTTAGAGCTTACCTTCGGCAACGCGGATGCTATGATTAAGATGATAGAGATGATAGCATCTAGGCAGGGCTTCGGAGACATACTTGCAGAGGGCTCAAGGAGGGCTGCTAGAATCATAGGCAGAGGTGCAGAAGAGTACGCAATACACGTAAAAGGTGTTGAAATAGCTGCGCACGACCCAAGAGTATTCCAAGGAGGAGGACCACACTACGCCTGCTGTATAACAGGAGGTAGGCACACCGAAGGAATAACCCTAGAATGTGAGCTTCTCGGTAGATCTAGAGAGGCTCTAGGTATACCTAAGCTCTCTACATCACCTGAGGGCAAGGGGCTTGCCGCTAAGGTCACAGAAGACTGGACCGCGTTCATCGCATCCGCAGGCTGGTGTATATTCGCAGACATCTTCGCAGCCTACTTACCAGAGGAAAACTTCGTTAAAGCGTTCAACGCGGTAACTGGCCTAAACCTAACACTAAAAGACGCGTTGTTAGCGGGTGAAAGAATATTCAATATTAGAAAGGCATTCAACGTAAAACACGGTGCGAGTAGAGCGGACGATAAGCTACCTAAGAGGCTTCTTGAGGAGAAGGGTAGGGCTGGAACCGTCGTAGACCTATCAAAGACACTCGAAGAATACTATGAATCTAGAGGCTGGGATAAGAATACTAGCAAACCAACGAAGGAAAAGCTCATACAACTCGGCTTACAAGATGTCGCAAAAGATCTGTGGGGTTAACTAACCCCTCCCTTATATAGAAAGAACTGTAAATGCCGACTACACAGCCATAGTATTGTGGCCAGAGCTCTGAAAGTTTACTCTCTCAAACAAACCGCTCAAGACTTTTGTGCCTGTTTCGCCTCGAGCTCCTTAACTTTAGCCTCTAAAACAGCAACCTGCTTAACCAGATCAAGCATCTTCCCCAACGAATCCACTTTTGTAGATAAAGTATCTTCGATTCTTTTTATGTCTGTGCGTAGGGCTGTGATTTCACCACTCATCTTCTCCTCAACCCTCTTAATGTCGGTGCGTAAAGATGTGATTTCGCTACTCATCTTCTCTTCGACTCTTTTGATGTCTGAGCGTATTGCTGCTATTTCGCTCCCCATCTTCTCCTCGATTCTTTTTATGTCTGTGCGTAGGGCTGTGATTTCACCACTCATCTTCTCCTCAACCCTCTTAACTTCTGCTGCAACCTCCTCCTTTACGATAGCTCTGAGTTCAGGGAGTAGTATTCTGGCAACCCAGCTTGGAACCTTTTCAGCAACCTTAGCCATACTACACTTAGACCTCCTCATCCTATTTATCTCTTTGCGGAAGAGGAGTTATTGTTGTGTGCGTGAGTGGTTTGGGTCAGCCATTCTACTAGAGTGATCTCGTTTGTGTTGCCTCGTTTAGTAACTCTAACCAGTCCTCGCTCGGAGAGGCGTGCTATTACTCTATGTGTCTTAAGCTTTGAAAGCTCGGCTTCCTTTGAAATATATTTTTGCAAATATCTTCCTCCGTGAGCCCTAAGTACTAGAATGACCTTCTGCTCCTCAGGTTTTAAGGTCTTCATCACCATTTCTACGGCGATTTCAGCGGCCTTAGCACTGTTATTCATCTGATACGTCTTTATTTCAGGCACGATGAGGAAGTAGAAGACCCCAACTACACTAGCTAAGGTTAATGAGAGGAATAGGAGGGAAGCCAAGGGGAAGAAGAACGGTATGTGGTTCGGTGGTCCCTGTGTTAAAGTGAGTATGATTACGTCGATAGGGGATGCTTCTGGTGTGCTTGCTAAGAGGAGTAGAAGGATAGATAGTGCGAGCGCTCCTGATGCTGTTACTAATGTTATAAGCAGAACCTTGAGCCTCTCCAACCCTATACCCTTACACTGCTCTCTCACTTAAAGGTATCAGAACGGTTTCAGCAAAACGATTTACCCACTTGGTTTGTAGGGTAGTTTGGTGGATAAGGTTGGGCACACCGCCATCAGCCAGCAGCTACCCGACTACAGCCTACATACTATCTTTGATAGCCGGTATCTTAATCATTGTCAGCGGCTCTTTTACAGCCTTCTTCACATATACTTGGCTAGCAAGGTGGGAGGCTCCATCTATCTCAAGAATACCTGGTAGCGTGGTGCCTCATTGGGATTATTGGGCAGTGAACCCGCTTACTTTTGCACGAATGATATTTATCACCATAGCCGCATTGAGCCTCGTCTCAGGTGTAGTAATCCTTGTTTCAGCTCTGCTACTTAGAAGTAGACCTAAAGAGCACACGACCTGGGGCGCACTTATACTGATCTTCTCAATTCTGAGCTTCTTCGGCATGGGTGGCTTCCTTATAGGTGCGCTGCTCGGCATTATAGGTGGAGCGTTAGCTATAAGCTGGCAACCGACTTAAGGTGATGGGTATGCGTAAACTGGTTGTAGCATTAGGGTTTGTTTTGGTCGCAGCCTCTCTAGCCACTCTTATGGTTTATGATCGGGAACTGAACATAGTTCTTTTCGGTCTAACGCAGACATCTCAATTCACACCAGCAGCTATAAGCCAGGCTCGCTCATCTCTAACCCAACCTCTGCAGATGGCCCAAGTCATACAGATAAGCACCTACATCAAACTGAGTGCCTACCTAATCGGCATATTAGGTCTAATATTAATAGCAGTAGGTATACTGCTGGAGCCTAAAGAGAAGCTTCTTACTGAGGCAAGCAAGCCTCCTACTGAAAGTGAATCATCAAAAGAGAATATACGTGTGAGTAACGCGGCTCTACTACAATCCTTAACCCAACCACTCCCCCCATCTAATGTTGCGAGAGCTGAGGGTGGGAGGAATGTTATTATCCGCCTTGATTCGGTTACCAAAGTGTATTCAGGGGATGGTGTTGAAACACCAGCGCTTCGAGGTGTTTCACTTGGGATCGTTGAAGGAGAGTTTGTAGCCATAGTCGGTCCATCTGGTAGTGGGAAGTCTACGCTATTGCATATCATAGGCGGCTTAGACAAACCTACTTCAGGCAAGGTCTATATTGATGGCGTAGATATATCGAAGTTGTCTGATAAGGATCTAGCTGAGCTGAGAAACAAGAAGATCGGCTTCGTCTTCCAAGCTTTCAACTTGATAAGTAGAATGGATGCGTTGAATAACGTTTCTTTCCCTTTAGGCGCTAGAGGCACACCTCCTAAGATACGGAAGCATCTAGCTTTACGGGCTCTTCAGTTAGTTGGGTTAGGCAAAGAAGCTTATCGCAAACCCTCGAGGCTCAGCGGCGGGGAGCAGCAGCGTGTAGCAGTAGCTAGGGCGCTCGTAACCGAAGCGCCCATATTACTGTGTGATGAGCCAACAGGGAACCTTGATACAAAGAACACACAAGCGATCACAGAGTTGTTATATAAGCTGAATAAGGAGCACGGCAAGACCGTCGTTGTGATCACACATAATATGGAGGTGGCGAAAGCAGCCGATAGGATACTTTTCATCAGAGACGGGAGGATAGAGAGGGAGGAGCGGTTGAGAGGTGTGTAAGCTTGGGTAAACAAACCTCTGCCACAGCGCTAGGGGCTATTATTATCGCTATGCTGCTGATAACCTTAGTAGCCTCTACGCCGCCTGCAGCCGCAGACTCCACATTTATTGTAGTAAGATCTGTTTGGGGTACAACAACCAGTCCCACAGTAGTCTATCCAGGAGACCAAGGCGTGAAGCTAACTGTTGTTGTGCAGAACACCGGTCCATCTAGCTGCTCCGCTCTCACACCGATTATTTCACCTTTAGGACCACCTTTCCGTAGCGAAGATGGTTCTTACGATCAAGCTGTAGGGACATCTTCGAAGACGTCACTCACAGTCGGGGATACTGCCGTCTTTGAGTTCACATTAAACATAGACTCAAACGCATTGCCAGGAACCTATCTGAGGAATCTAATAATTAACTACCGTGTAAGCGGGATAGAATATTCGACGACATTAAGCATCAAGCTACCAATCTCGCAGCTACCCACATTCAACGTGCTACAGATCGTTTGGGGCACGCTTAACTCACCAACACCAGCTGAGCCAGGAGAAAAGGGCGCTACTTTAAGCATCTCTATTCAGAACCCTGCGCCGCATCCAATTTACGCTCTGA
It encodes:
- a CDS encoding aldehyde ferredoxin oxidoreductase family protein — protein: MSSFRGGYVGRILRIDLTRKKSVTQPLPPELAYNYIGGYGIGGRILYDEVPPWVSAFDAENLLIFSTGPVNGTPTPVAGRHTVVAKSPLTGFFGDANAGGFWGAELKAAGYDLLIISGRAEKPTFIFVRDGEVRFGDATPYWGLDARESERRLKKDLGDTKIQVSNIGQAGENLVRFAGILTDEANRIAARCGLGAVMGSKKLKAVAVRGSGKVPVANEEEFRKITQEVIKNVRQEQNIQTFSKGGTPMLFGPLWQLGDTPGFNWTARQLNPETLSWPGGYETILSGNRSCYVCPIGCRRISTVKEGAYAFEPNVEGPEYETISMLGSNCGVTDVKAVAKANDLCNLYGLDTISTGGTIAFAMECFERGLITKEDTGGLELTFGNADAMIKMIEMIASRQGFGDILAEGSRRAARIIGRGAEEYAIHVKGVEIAAHDPRVFQGGGPHYACCITGGRHTEGITLECELLGRSREALGIPKLSTSPEGKGLAAKVTEDWTAFIASAGWCIFADIFAAYLPEENFVKAFNAVTGLNLTLKDALLAGERIFNIRKAFNVKHGASRADDKLPKRLLEEKGRAGTVVDLSKTLEEYYESRGWDKNTSKPTKEKLIQLGLQDVAKDLWG
- a CDS encoding DUF4064 domain-containing protein, with protein sequence MGTPPSASSYPTTAYILSLIAGILIIVSGSFTAFFTYTWLARWEAPSISRIPGSVVPHWDYWAVNPLTFARMIFITIAALSLVSGVVILVSALLLRSRPKEHTTWGALILIFSILSFFGMGGFLIGALLGIIGGALAISWQPT
- a CDS encoding ABC transporter ATP-binding protein, which codes for MAQVIQISTYIKLSAYLIGILGLILIAVGILLEPKEKLLTEASKPPTESESSKENIRVSNAALLQSLTQPLPPSNVARAEGGRNVIIRLDSVTKVYSGDGVETPALRGVSLGIVEGEFVAIVGPSGSGKSTLLHIIGGLDKPTSGKVYIDGVDISKLSDKDLAELRNKKIGFVFQAFNLISRMDALNNVSFPLGARGTPPKIRKHLALRALQLVGLGKEAYRKPSRLSGGEQQRVAVARALVTEAPILLCDEPTGNLDTKNTQAITELLYKLNKEHGKTVVVITHNMEVAKAADRILFIRDGRIEREERLRGV